One window of Flavobacteriales bacterium genomic DNA carries:
- a CDS encoding T9SS type A sorting domain-containing protein has translation MNTSTPTMDRIMLCISARSLNMLHRSALLCVALAFGTSAWCLSVSITVYQGQAPCGQARGSMRAQPSGGVPPYTIAWSNGATTNTIFDLPVGTYTVTVTDDDGTTAQASADVTFVSEYPQVFPVATMSSCTYGEGYALFPVDDAGGLNPIAPATFSGSGVLGQSISQNGQWYVIEINDPPGTTHIFYTDALGCPGSFFWNIHEPVVLPAITISGIGGSCSDGATGTATVYVPAVPNDNDLHFALKNASGVVVYETPCLGEQPGGFSGLNIPFSILAPGDYWAVLDVDEYCLFGVLPSFIGTCADSVMFTIPDIGVSCGTVAGTSWYDVNGDCVLDAEDVGIPYTTLRIEPGPEWALTGADGTYQFELVDGSYTLTQSDPSLIPICPVVQPVPFTVNDDGTTIDLANGSTHPLDLVAFASCGAARPGSISLVHALVHNFAPQQSGAVTITLILDNDVNYVNATPAPTTVVGNTLTWELPAFGLFGSAQLSVETLVPVGTAVGTPVVHALSVSNTLAESNYTNNAVNAGTVVTASLDPNDKIARTSSGLSDTQYFIDQDDHIDYTIRFQNTGNDTAFTVIITDTLSAALDMSSFEQGAASHLFDVRFKAGRVVEWRFSNILLPDSTTNEALSHGLVSFRIKPMQPLFVGTEIANTANIYFDFNEPVITGPNVLVAEFSTGVAGNVVDRRVSFSPNPAHDRITIAVTSGSITSLRLFAADGRSIAVSKHQGSTISMDTAGLPAGVYFAELHFDDGTRITKRFTKY, from the coding sequence ATGAACACAAGCACACCCACCATGGATCGGATCATGCTCTGCATATCAGCACGATCCTTGAACATGTTGCACCGATCAGCATTGCTGTGCGTGGCTTTGGCCTTCGGCACATCCGCTTGGTGCCTTTCCGTTTCCATCACCGTTTATCAAGGTCAAGCTCCCTGTGGGCAAGCACGCGGTTCCATGAGGGCCCAACCGAGCGGTGGTGTTCCGCCTTACACGATCGCTTGGAGCAATGGGGCTACCACGAACACGATCTTTGACCTGCCGGTGGGTACGTATACGGTCACGGTCACGGACGATGACGGTACTACGGCGCAGGCCTCCGCCGATGTGACCTTCGTGAGCGAGTACCCGCAGGTGTTCCCGGTGGCCACCATGAGTTCATGCACATACGGTGAGGGATATGCCCTTTTCCCGGTCGATGATGCCGGTGGGCTCAATCCCATCGCACCGGCAACGTTCTCCGGCAGCGGGGTGTTGGGGCAATCGATCTCGCAGAACGGACAATGGTATGTGATCGAGATCAACGATCCGCCGGGGACAACGCACATCTTCTACACCGATGCCTTGGGCTGCCCGGGATCTTTCTTCTGGAACATCCATGAACCCGTCGTATTGCCTGCGATCACCATTTCGGGCATCGGCGGCTCCTGTAGCGATGGTGCCACGGGTACGGCCACAGTATACGTGCCCGCAGTTCCGAACGACAACGACCTGCACTTCGCCTTGAAGAACGCATCGGGTGTGGTTGTCTACGAGACGCCTTGTCTGGGTGAACAGCCCGGAGGATTCTCCGGCCTCAACATTCCCTTCTCCATACTGGCGCCGGGAGACTACTGGGCCGTGCTGGACGTGGACGAGTATTGCCTCTTCGGTGTGCTGCCGAGCTTTATAGGGACTTGCGCCGACTCGGTGATGTTCACCATCCCGGACATCGGCGTATCCTGTGGCACTGTTGCCGGAACAAGCTGGTACGATGTGAATGGCGATTGTGTGCTCGATGCCGAGGATGTTGGCATACCCTACACCACGCTACGGATCGAGCCCGGACCGGAATGGGCCCTCACCGGCGCGGATGGTACCTACCAGTTCGAACTCGTTGACGGTTCCTACACACTTACGCAGTCGGATCCTTCGCTCATCCCCATTTGTCCCGTGGTCCAGCCGGTCCCGTTCACCGTGAATGATGACGGGACCACGATCGACCTGGCCAATGGAAGCACCCATCCGTTGGACCTTGTTGCCTTCGCGTCGTGCGGCGCTGCGCGACCGGGATCCATCAGCCTCGTCCATGCCCTGGTCCACAACTTCGCTCCGCAACAGAGCGGTGCTGTTACCATTACGCTGATCCTGGATAACGACGTCAACTATGTGAACGCCACGCCTGCACCGACCACGGTAGTGGGCAACACGCTGACGTGGGAACTTCCGGCATTCGGCCTGTTCGGTTCAGCACAGCTGTCCGTGGAAACACTTGTTCCTGTCGGCACTGCGGTGGGTACGCCGGTGGTCCATGCCCTGAGCGTCTCCAACACTCTCGCTGAAAGCAACTACACCAACAATGCAGTGAACGCGGGCACCGTGGTTACCGCATCGTTGGACCCGAACGATAAGATCGCGCGCACCAGCAGTGGACTGAGCGATACGCAGTATTTCATCGATCAGGACGATCATATCGATTACACCATCCGCTTCCAGAACACCGGGAACGATACCGCCTTCACCGTGATCATAACAGACACGTTGAGCGCAGCATTGGACATGTCGAGCTTTGAGCAAGGTGCGGCTTCCCACCTGTTCGATGTTCGTTTCAAGGCGGGCCGTGTGGTGGAGTGGCGTTTCTCGAACATTCTGCTTCCGGACAGCACAACGAACGAGGCACTGAGCCACGGCTTGGTGAGCTTCCGCATCAAGCCGATGCAACCGCTATTTGTCGGAACCGAGATCGCCAATACCGCCAACATCTATTTCGACTTCAATGAACCGGTGATCACCGGGCCGAACGTGCTGGTGGCGGAGTTCAGCACGGGCGTTGCGGGTAACGTAGTCGACCGCCGAGTGTCCTTCTCGCCCAACCCGGCGCATGACCGGATCACCATTGCAGTAACGAGCGGATCCATCACATCACTTCGGCTGTTCGCTGCGGATGGCCGATCCATCGCCGTTAGCAAGCATCAAGGTTCTACCATCTCCATGGACACCGCCGGCTTACCGGCCGGCGTCTACTTCGCAGAACTGCATTTCGACGACGGCACCAGGATCACAAAACGGTTCACCAAATACTGA
- a CDS encoding tetratricopeptide repeat protein — protein sequence MIVRWKRAMRHYWDRPAVLGTVLALVLWAAADRTCAAKVDKSPELQKILNVVDSLKQNGQMARAAVLLDSAVVMARAAGEEKLLGRLMLEQAAMLETRGESGRALSLLYEVMADVRRSGDSLGLAEVLNSIGTIQHNQKNYDKAEEYYRSSGAIYQQLGSMRETGKYWNNLGSLYEDKGDPAQALTFYRLSLGVWQALRNTGWTAVSYMHLGTCYGLLGETDSARYYLKQSMRDQGLTSKGYLMAITKVRYGAVENQAGRRGEALRFCADGLAMAEEQQARMLEQQACECLYDTYDALGDKGRALDYYRRSIVLRDTLFGEAKIKEMTRIEMDHEFAQRQLADSLNRAKKQVEEEMVHQAEVTGEREARNLALYGAIAVFLLAAGLWSRLRFMRISSARVQRERGRSERLLLNILPATVAQELKDNGKAMARDHPCATILFSDFKDFTRISQTMSAQALVEELDHCFKAFDRIVAAHEIEKIKTIGDAYMCVGGLPGLAPAAPVDVVRAALEMQAFITARKAEREAKGLSAFSMRVGIHTGPVVAGIVGLRKFAFDIWGDAVNTANAMERSGEEGKVNISKATYELVKEGPDLSFTPRGMVEAKGKGEMEMYFVGRKIT from the coding sequence ATGATCGTTCGGTGGAAACGTGCAATGCGGCATTACTGGGATCGACCCGCAGTGCTCGGCACGGTCCTAGCCCTTGTTCTTTGGGCCGCTGCGGACCGTACTTGCGCCGCAAAAGTGGATAAGTCCCCCGAGCTGCAGAAGATCCTGAACGTGGTGGACAGCTTGAAGCAGAACGGCCAGATGGCCCGTGCGGCCGTCCTGCTGGACTCGGCCGTGGTGATGGCACGGGCGGCAGGGGAAGAAAAATTATTGGGCCGCTTGATGTTGGAACAGGCGGCCATGTTGGAGACGAGGGGCGAGAGCGGGAGGGCATTATCCTTGCTTTACGAAGTTATGGCGGACGTCCGCCGATCGGGTGACAGTCTGGGTTTGGCCGAGGTGCTCAACAGCATCGGCACCATCCAGCACAACCAGAAGAACTACGACAAGGCCGAAGAGTACTACCGCAGCAGCGGGGCGATCTATCAGCAATTGGGATCGATGCGGGAAACGGGCAAGTACTGGAACAATCTCGGCTCCCTTTACGAGGACAAAGGCGACCCGGCCCAGGCGCTCACCTTCTATAGGCTTTCCTTAGGCGTATGGCAGGCCTTGCGGAATACCGGCTGGACGGCCGTCAGCTACATGCACCTCGGCACCTGTTACGGCCTGCTGGGCGAGACTGATTCCGCGAGGTACTACCTGAAGCAGAGCATGCGCGATCAGGGCCTCACGAGCAAAGGGTATTTAATGGCTATTACAAAGGTCAGGTACGGTGCCGTCGAGAACCAGGCGGGGCGGCGGGGAGAGGCCTTGCGTTTCTGCGCGGATGGGCTTGCCATGGCGGAGGAACAGCAGGCGCGCATGCTGGAGCAGCAGGCCTGTGAATGCCTCTATGATACCTACGACGCACTGGGCGACAAAGGCCGTGCCCTGGACTACTATCGCCGGTCGATCGTGTTGCGGGACACCCTCTTCGGAGAGGCCAAGATCAAGGAGATGACCCGCATCGAGATGGACCATGAGTTCGCCCAGAGGCAATTGGCGGACAGCCTGAACCGGGCCAAGAAGCAGGTGGAGGAGGAGATGGTCCATCAGGCGGAAGTGACCGGTGAGCGTGAAGCGCGCAACCTCGCACTGTACGGCGCGATCGCGGTGTTCCTGCTGGCCGCCGGCCTCTGGAGCCGCCTGCGTTTCATGCGCATATCCAGTGCCAGGGTCCAACGCGAGCGGGGACGTTCGGAGCGGCTCCTGCTCAACATCCTGCCCGCCACCGTGGCCCAGGAGCTGAAGGACAACGGCAAGGCCATGGCGCGCGATCACCCGTGTGCCACCATCCTCTTCTCCGATTTCAAGGACTTCACCCGGATCAGCCAGACCATGAGCGCCCAGGCCTTGGTGGAGGAGCTGGACCATTGCTTCAAAGCCTTCGACCGCATCGTGGCCGCACACGAGATCGAAAAGATCAAGACCATCGGTGACGCCTACATGTGCGTGGGCGGACTGCCGGGCCTGGCACCGGCAGCACCGGTGGACGTCGTACGCGCCGCTCTGGAGATGCAGGCGTTCATCACGGCGCGCAAGGCCGAGCGTGAAGCCAAGGGGCTCAGTGCCTTCTCCATGCGCGTGGGCATCCACACCGGCCCCGTCGTGGCGGGCATCGTGGGGTTGCGGAAATTCGCTTTTGACATCTGGGGCGATGCCGTGAACACCGCCAACGCCATGGAGCGGAGCGGCGAGGAAGGAAAGGTGAACATCAGCAAAGCGACATATGAACTGGTGAAGGAGGGCCCGGATCTCTCCTTTACCCCGCGCGGCATGGTGGAGGCGAAGGGAAAAGGGGAAATGGAGATGTACTTTGTGGGGCGAAAGATCACATGA
- a CDS encoding SOS response-associated peptidase yields the protein MCYGVKARTEMSLRIAKSRGNTAAAERLAQLLNPFPEFDHHFANGFAHPGMVVYTDAAPRDPQLSFWGLVPAWVKDDAQRKQLWNQTLLARGETMFDKPAFRTSAMGKRAIVHVEGFYEHHHFGKRTYPYFIRLRDRDHFALAALWEQWKDRESGEVLHTFSIVTTEADELMRRIHNNPKAEGPRMPLILTEEEEEQWLAPIASPADEAAINALIKPYPADALLAHSVRPLLGKAGSGNVPEASEPFEYPELQLADPLA from the coding sequence ATGTGCTACGGAGTGAAGGCCCGCACGGAGATGTCCCTGCGCATCGCGAAGAGCCGCGGTAACACCGCCGCCGCTGAGCGTTTGGCACAACTGCTCAACCCCTTCCCGGAGTTCGACCACCACTTCGCCAACGGCTTTGCGCACCCGGGCATGGTGGTGTACACCGATGCCGCGCCGCGCGATCCGCAGTTATCCTTTTGGGGCCTGGTGCCCGCATGGGTGAAGGACGACGCCCAGCGCAAGCAGCTCTGGAACCAGACCCTGTTGGCGCGCGGCGAGACCATGTTCGACAAGCCTGCTTTCCGCACTTCCGCCATGGGAAAGCGGGCCATCGTGCATGTGGAGGGCTTCTACGAGCACCATCATTTCGGCAAGCGCACCTATCCGTATTTCATCCGCCTGCGGGACCGCGACCACTTCGCGCTGGCCGCACTATGGGAGCAGTGGAAGGACCGGGAAAGCGGCGAAGTACTGCACACCTTCAGCATCGTCACCACGGAAGCGGACGAGCTGATGCGGCGCATCCACAACAACCCCAAGGCGGAAGGTCCGCGCATGCCGCTGATCCTCACGGAGGAGGAAGAGGAGCAGTGGCTCGCGCCGATCGCATCCCCTGCGGACGAAGCGGCGATCAACGCGTTGATCAAGCCCTATCCGGCGGACGCGCTGTTGGCGCATTCCGTGCGGCCGCTACTGGGCAAGGCCGGATCCGGCAACGTGCCGGAAGCCAGTGAGCCTTTCGAATACCCGGAGCTACAGCTCGCAGACCCGTTGGCGTGA
- a CDS encoding rhodanese-like domain-containing protein, whose product MAWLGALLQVVPAFVAMLSFGTLYGQDTTSAVVTGTTITEEPRDAEVITPVRLSQMMDSAKVYVYDCNEPEMYAEAHVPGAVLTVYDEVTEASLPKDHQAMLVFYCYSPECPAGTNASKTALKLGYAHVYSMVAGITGWQDAKLRTEP is encoded by the coding sequence ATGGCCTGGCTTGGAGCCTTGCTGCAGGTCGTTCCTGCGTTTGTGGCGATGCTTTCATTCGGGACCTTGTACGGTCAGGACACGACCAGCGCGGTTGTTACAGGCACGACGATCACAGAAGAGCCTCGCGATGCGGAGGTGATCACCCCTGTGCGGCTTTCGCAAATGATGGATTCAGCCAAGGTGTATGTCTATGATTGCAATGAACCCGAGATGTATGCCGAAGCCCATGTGCCGGGTGCGGTGCTCACCGTTTATGATGAGGTGACCGAGGCGAGCCTCCCCAAGGACCATCAGGCCATGCTCGTGTTCTATTGCTACAGCCCCGAGTGCCCGGCCGGGACCAATGCGTCAAAGACCGCATTGAAGTTGGGCTATGCGCATGTTTACTCCATGGTGGCGGGGATCACCGGCTGGCAGGATGCCAAATTGAGGACGGAGCCATAA
- a CDS encoding SprB repeat-containing protein → MRILLLLALAFSLPASAALQVIVNVVPETCGNANGTAWAIPYGGTGPYTYAWTGPNGFTATIDSLTNLEAGTYEVTVTDALLATAVQSGIVDDLANLMEGYGGLFSALEPIIGYMGHACPGECNGAMLMIDDLQSGTGPMTYSFPSGANILGYEQPSGRPVYGGFCADDLVTYFMEDALGCTGTGYAYIATFNAGNYLQQSDVVGSCSGGMGGSALFDFQTQEFQQFIEVRLNGQLVQPGEDWSSNSVRFMNLAPGTYDLHATWPPAQCVQDLQFTIPDLGTECGTLTGISWYDPNSDCIRDAGEVGIPNSVLAIEPGGYFALTQYDGTFSMDLPDGNYTLEQADPTLLPICPVVQPVPFIIGSTPVNIELANGSSTELDLRTWLNGSRARPGFDHTLFAQVRNTTPQVSGPVSASLTYDPSMTYLEASPVPTSIVGNVLTWELPPFTSFEYAHVSVQFNIPVSTLLGTVLTSSFSATNTLTETDYTNNSNTEHVTVTGSYDPNDKTARTSTRASDELYFIDNDEYIDYTIRFQNTGTDPAFTVVITDTLSAELDMSSFQPGVCSHPCTVDFKAGRVVEWTFNDILLPDSNVNEAASHGLTSFRIKLNEPVLPGTVIENTANIYFDFNEPVITEPSVLVAEFSTEVQENGKEGLRLHPNPASDMLHVTSVQRMVGTRLLSTDGRVAQELRAQGTRQMLDVARLIAGIYILEVLREDGHRLRSTFVKN, encoded by the coding sequence ATGCGGATACTCCTACTCCTTGCGCTCGCCTTCTCCCTACCTGCCAGCGCTGCCTTGCAAGTGATCGTGAACGTGGTCCCGGAGACCTGCGGCAACGCGAATGGTACGGCTTGGGCTATTCCATACGGCGGCACCGGACCCTACACCTATGCGTGGACCGGACCCAATGGTTTCACGGCCACCATCGATAGCTTGACCAACTTGGAAGCCGGCACCTACGAAGTGACCGTGACGGATGCTCTGCTGGCCACAGCGGTGCAAAGCGGCATCGTGGATGATCTCGCGAATTTGATGGAGGGGTACGGTGGGCTGTTCTCTGCCCTGGAACCCATTATCGGGTACATGGGCCACGCTTGCCCCGGCGAATGCAATGGCGCGATGCTGATGATCGATGATCTGCAAAGCGGTACCGGCCCGATGACCTACTCGTTCCCGAGCGGTGCGAATATCCTCGGCTACGAACAACCCTCCGGCCGCCCGGTGTACGGTGGCTTTTGTGCAGATGACCTAGTTACGTACTTCATGGAAGATGCCCTAGGCTGCACCGGCACGGGCTACGCCTACATTGCCACCTTCAACGCGGGCAACTACCTCCAACAATCGGATGTTGTAGGATCCTGTTCTGGAGGTATGGGCGGAAGTGCGCTCTTCGACTTTCAGACCCAGGAGTTCCAACAGTTCATCGAAGTGCGGCTGAACGGCCAATTGGTGCAACCCGGCGAGGATTGGTCCTCAAACAGTGTACGGTTCATGAACCTTGCTCCGGGCACCTATGACCTCCATGCGACCTGGCCCCCTGCCCAGTGCGTCCAAGATCTGCAATTCACCATACCCGACCTCGGTACCGAATGCGGCACCTTGACCGGCATCAGTTGGTATGACCCGAATAGCGATTGCATCCGCGATGCCGGTGAAGTGGGCATTCCGAATAGTGTACTCGCTATAGAACCCGGCGGCTATTTCGCGTTGACGCAATACGATGGCACCTTCAGCATGGATCTGCCCGACGGCAACTACACCTTGGAACAGGCGGACCCTACCCTGTTGCCGATCTGCCCCGTCGTGCAACCCGTGCCTTTCATCATCGGCAGCACTCCAGTGAATATCGAACTGGCCAATGGAAGTAGCACCGAGTTGGATCTGCGCACATGGCTGAACGGTAGCCGGGCACGGCCCGGCTTCGACCACACGCTCTTCGCACAAGTGCGGAACACCACACCACAGGTGAGCGGACCCGTGAGTGCATCGCTCACCTACGATCCTTCCATGACGTATTTGGAAGCGTCGCCTGTTCCCACCAGCATTGTGGGCAACGTCCTCACCTGGGAGTTGCCGCCATTCACCTCGTTCGAATACGCGCACGTCTCGGTGCAGTTCAACATTCCGGTAAGCACGCTATTGGGCACGGTGCTCACCAGCTCCTTCAGTGCAACGAACACGCTGACCGAAACGGACTACACGAACAACAGCAACACAGAACACGTGACCGTTACCGGCAGCTACGACCCGAACGACAAGACCGCACGAACAAGTACCAGGGCCAGCGATGAGCTTTACTTCATCGACAACGATGAATACATCGACTATACGATCCGCTTCCAGAACACCGGCACGGATCCCGCCTTCACGGTGGTGATCACCGATACACTAAGCGCCGAGCTGGACATGAGCAGCTTCCAACCCGGTGTATGCAGCCACCCTTGCACCGTTGATTTCAAAGCAGGCCGCGTGGTGGAATGGACATTCAATGATATCCTCTTGCCCGACAGCAACGTGAACGAAGCGGCGAGCCACGGACTGACCAGCTTCCGCATCAAGTTGAATGAACCGGTGTTGCCGGGCACCGTGATCGAGAACACCGCGAATATCTATTTCGATTTCAACGAACCAGTGATCACGGAGCCGAGCGTGCTGGTGGCGGAGTTCAGTACGGAGGTGCAAGAAAATGGAAAAGAGGGACTCCGGCTCCACCCCAATCCGGCGAGCGACATGCTTCACGTTACGAGCGTTCAACGAATGGTCGGGACGAGGTTGCTGAGCACGGATGGACGGGTGGCACAGGAACTACGCGCACAAGGAACCCGGCAGATGCTGGATGTGGCCCGACTGATCGCAGGCATCTACATTCTGGAGGTCTTGCGGGAGGATGGCCATCGCTTGCGTTCGACCTTCGTGAAGAACTAG